The Pyrodictium delaneyi genome contains a region encoding:
- a CDS encoding LysE family transporter — MGSRQELKSLVAKTLAITPSGALSPGPLSASAVAVGAFLGPLGGFLVALGHMLFELPYVALLVKWAERFNRALARIEKPLNILVAGFIVFFAYGLFRDATAAASGVIQSNSAFTIGGGALGALLTGIVLTGFNPYFLAWWITVGLPLVRDAAERGTQGFTTMYVSHVWMDYAWLVLLAAAGAGLSRIAGLYAALLAGLGVILLLFAADILARSFVGKRILPF; from the coding sequence TTGGGGAGTAGACAGGAACTCAAGAGTCTAGTAGCAAAAACCCTAGCAATAACTCCCAGCGGTGCACTTAGTCCTGGGCCCCTTTCAGCTAGCGCAGTAGCCGTCGGTGCCTTCCTTGGCCCTCTTGGAGGCTTCTTGGTAGCATTAGGACATATGCTATTTGAGCTGCCATATGTAGCTCTTCTCGTCAAATGGGCTGAAAGGTTCAATCGAGCACTAGCTAGGATCGAGAAGCCACTAAACATCCTAGTAGCTGGTTTCATAGTGTTCTTCGCCTATGGGCTATTTCGCGACGCTACTGCAGCAGCCTCTGGTGTAATACAATCAAATTCCGCATTTACCATCGGTGGAGGTGCTCTAGGGGCTCTCCTTACTGGCATAGTTCTCACAGGATTCAATCCCTACTTTCTAGCTTGGTGGATAACCGTTGGCCTTCCCCTAGTACGCGACGCCGCCGAACGCGGAACACAAGGCTTCACAACCATGTACGTTAGCCACGTATGGATGGACTATGCATGGTTGGTATTATTAGCTGCTGCTGGAGCCGGACTCTCTAGAATTGCAGGATTGTATGCAGCATTACTCGCAGGGCTGGGAGTAATATTGCTGCTTTTCGCTGCAGATATACTAGCGCGGAGTTTTGTAGGAAAACGTATTCTCCCCTTCTAG
- a CDS encoding MBL fold metallo-hydrolase: MGSWDCISYSGAVRICRGDFAVNTLIYSDKLVVDPSRVLDRVNTVLLTHGHVDHFRYAGPLREKGATIYAPRYCVPLVEEPKINYMATMGWTAGFDERYITPYFVGNGVRVDVLVEPGNIEVGGTLVKAIAAPGHTPGHTVYLVEASGTIFLVAGDAIYGEEYLEGNPILYHTDTISWLETLNRLEKFDYDVLVPGHGFPVEAKEARRVIRRNREKIHEMLSLVESVLQEEPLSADEVIELLLVATGLARSRRAYSIYMPSVRALLNALTSLGRAQREVVNGVPKWAKSIAVHR, encoded by the coding sequence ATGGGGAGCTGGGACTGCATAAGCTATAGTGGTGCTGTGAGAATTTGCAGAGGAGACTTTGCAGTAAACACGTTAATCTACAGCGACAAGCTAGTCGTTGATCCCTCTCGTGTACTTGACCGAGTCAATACTGTACTACTTACTCATGGCCATGTTGACCATTTTCGCTATGCTGGTCCTCTACGGGAGAAAGGCGCAACTATCTATGCCCCACGTTACTGCGTTCCGCTAGTAGAGGAACCTAAGATAAACTACATGGCTACTATGGGCTGGACTGCCGGGTTCGATGAACGATACATAACACCCTACTTTGTTGGAAATGGTGTTAGAGTAGATGTGCTAGTAGAGCCAGGCAACATAGAGGTTGGTGGTACGCTAGTAAAAGCCATAGCTGCTCCTGGACATACACCTGGTCATACAGTATACCTCGTTGAGGCTAGTGGCACTATATTCCTCGTAGCCGGTGACGCCATTTACGGTGAAGAGTATCTTGAAGGAAATCCTATATTATATCACACCGATACGATTTCATGGCTCGAGACGTTGAACAGGTTGGAAAAATTTGATTACGACGTCTTGGTACCGGGACACGGCTTTCCGGTTGAAGCTAAAGAAGCTCGCCGCGTCATAAGACGCAATAGAGAGAAGATCCACGAGATGCTCTCACTTGTGGAATCCGTTCTTCAGGAAGAACCACTCTCTGCAGACGAAGTCATAGAGTTACTTTTGGTCGCTACAGGTTTGGCAAGAAGCAGGAGAGCGTATTCGATATATATGCCCAGCGTAAGGGCTCTCCTTAACGCTCTCACATCGCTCGGCAGAGCCCAGAGAGAAGTTGTAAACGGTGTTCCTAAGTGGGCGAAAAGCATAGCTGTCCACCGTTAG
- the pdxS gene encoding pyridoxal 5'-phosphate synthase lyase subunit PdxS translates to MTLPPYHVGVERARLYEVGFDRIVDFFYRLAEAADRLREDGWFQYGPEKLPEYIEIPARGTLRVKYGFPVFQKGGVCMDVTNTEQAGIAEEAGAASVMVLDKLPYDVRRQGGVARMADVKVIQQVMDTVTIPVMAKVRIGHYYEAAILESIGVDMIDESEVLTPVDEKHHINKWLFKVPFVNGARNLGEALRRITEGAAMIRTKGEAGTGNVAEAVRHMKIIVKEIWSLRGMTPEERMRIAREYGVPHQLVELTARLGRLPVVNFAAGGIATPADAALMMWLGADGVFVGSGIFKSSDPRERAAAIVLATSMWDDPETVAEAQAMISEQKSMMGIDIRKLKPEELLQVRGD, encoded by the coding sequence GTGACACTACCCCCCTACCACGTAGGCGTGGAGAGAGCCCGCCTATACGAAGTCGGGTTTGACCGTATAGTGGACTTCTTCTACCGCCTAGCCGAGGCTGCTGATAGGCTCCGCGAGGACGGCTGGTTCCAGTACGGCCCAGAGAAGCTCCCAGAGTACATCGAGATACCCGCCCGCGGCACCCTCCGCGTCAAGTACGGGTTCCCCGTGTTCCAGAAAGGCGGTGTCTGCATGGATGTGACAAACACCGAGCAGGCCGGGATAGCGGAGGAGGCCGGCGCAGCCTCGGTAATGGTTCTCGATAAGTTGCCCTACGATGTTCGTCGCCAGGGCGGAGTAGCCCGCATGGCTGACGTGAAGGTGATACAGCAGGTCATGGATACTGTCACTATACCAGTTATGGCTAAGGTGCGTATAGGCCACTACTATGAGGCAGCCATCCTCGAGAGCATAGGTGTGGATATGATAGACGAGAGTGAGGTACTCACCCCTGTAGACGAGAAACACCACATCAACAAGTGGCTATTCAAAGTACCATTCGTAAACGGTGCCAGGAACCTCGGCGAAGCTCTCCGCCGCATAACAGAGGGCGCAGCAATGATCCGTACAAAAGGCGAGGCGGGTACAGGAAACGTCGCCGAGGCGGTTCGCCATATGAAGATAATCGTGAAGGAAATATGGAGCCTACGCGGCATGACACCGGAGGAGAGGATGCGGATAGCCCGCGAGTACGGCGTACCACACCAGCTAGTAGAGCTCACAGCACGGCTAGGCCGCCTACCCGTAGTAAACTTCGCTGCCGGCGGCATAGCCACGCCTGCGGACGCGGCGCTAATGATGTGGCTCGGTGCTGACGGCGTGTTCGTCGGCTCCGGTATATTCAAGAGTAGCGATCCCAGGGAGCGAGCGGCAGCAATAGTCCTTGCCACGAGTATGTGGGACGATCCGGAGACCGTAGCAGAGGCACAAGCGATGATAAGCGAGCAGAAAAGCATGATGGGTATCGACATACGCAAACTCAAGCCCGAGGAGCTGCTACAGGTGAGAGGCGACTAA
- the hypF gene encoding carbamoyltransferase HypF → MATARRALRLRVTGIVQGVGFRPFIYRLAVSRGLAGYVLNLGGSEVEIYVEGPPDQLASFIKGLYRERPPPARIEELEIEEAEPQGLGSFTIRKSERRKSKRSMIPPDFGICSDCLHEIHDPSTRFYRYYWNSCAWCGPRFSMMYTVPYDRENTAMKKYPLCTECRRDYEDPANLRRFHAQGISCPKCGPRTYVYTMDGKRLDVPDPVEWAAEKIEEGYILAIKGVGGFHLAALATRDDVVEELRRRKRRPSKPFALMARDCSVVEMIAEPPPGACEVLQSAERPILLLPKRPGSPVSELVAPGLDTIGVMLPYTGFQALLLEQVRDGFLIMTSGNETGYPMCTTLKCVFTHLCGIADYVVAHDREIVHRVDDSVLRYTDGELVFLRRARGYAPMWLYAPAELPEMVAVGAELQTAGAVAFEDKVVPTQYIGDMDEPGQVEELERELRWFVEVYSLKPRIVAMDMHPGYHNRGLAARLAEEYGAELVEVQHHHAHAAAAMLEDRVPPGEEKVAITIDGTGYGVDSTIWGGEVLVASYSSFTRVASLYPFRLPGGDAAAKWPVRALIGLMQASGLDEEEALDVLRRYGLLSRDKLPHGETEARVSYRLAAFGKAPLTTSMGRTLDALAALLRIAWRRDYEGEPAMKLEAAARGGRDHGYTPGLLSLDGRLVVDTPGLLRWVLENIDRLPARDIAVTIQRGLGRALGEAAARAARGLDGPVYISGGAAVNTFIVQGARQVLSDYGLEVRIPRRLPPGDGGVAVGQLLVAAAKLGEI, encoded by the coding sequence TTGGCAACAGCTAGGAGGGCTCTGCGGCTCCGCGTAACCGGCATAGTGCAGGGAGTGGGCTTCCGCCCATTCATATACCGGCTTGCTGTCTCCCGCGGCCTCGCAGGCTACGTCCTGAACCTTGGTGGTAGCGAGGTAGAGATCTACGTCGAAGGTCCACCTGACCAGCTCGCGAGCTTCATCAAGGGCCTCTACCGGGAGAGGCCGCCGCCAGCCCGCATAGAGGAGCTAGAGATAGAGGAGGCTGAGCCCCAGGGGCTGGGCAGCTTCACTATAAGGAAGAGCGAGCGGCGGAAAAGCAAGCGCAGCATGATACCCCCCGACTTCGGTATATGCAGTGATTGCCTCCACGAGATACACGACCCCTCTACCAGGTTCTACCGGTACTACTGGAATAGCTGCGCCTGGTGCGGTCCGAGGTTCTCTATGATGTACACGGTACCCTACGACCGCGAGAACACAGCCATGAAGAAGTATCCTCTCTGCACGGAGTGTCGCCGCGACTACGAGGATCCCGCGAACCTCCGCCGGTTCCACGCCCAGGGGATAAGTTGCCCCAAGTGTGGTCCAAGGACGTACGTCTACACGATGGACGGCAAACGGCTCGACGTGCCGGACCCCGTGGAGTGGGCGGCCGAGAAGATTGAGGAGGGCTACATACTGGCGATAAAGGGTGTCGGGGGCTTCCACCTAGCAGCCCTCGCCACCCGTGACGACGTGGTCGAGGAACTGAGGCGCCGCAAACGCCGCCCCTCGAAACCATTCGCCCTAATGGCCCGGGACTGCAGCGTAGTCGAGATGATCGCTGAGCCGCCGCCCGGCGCCTGCGAGGTACTACAGTCGGCAGAAAGGCCGATACTCCTCCTCCCCAAGCGCCCTGGCTCACCTGTCTCTGAGCTCGTAGCCCCCGGCCTAGACACCATAGGGGTGATGCTGCCCTACACGGGGTTCCAGGCGCTCCTCCTCGAGCAGGTCCGCGATGGCTTCCTCATCATGACGAGTGGGAACGAGACAGGCTACCCCATGTGCACCACCCTGAAGTGCGTCTTCACCCACCTATGCGGCATAGCAGACTATGTGGTGGCCCATGACCGGGAGATAGTACACCGCGTCGATGATAGCGTGTTACGCTACACCGATGGGGAGCTGGTCTTCCTTCGCCGCGCCCGCGGCTATGCCCCCATGTGGCTATACGCTCCCGCGGAGCTGCCCGAGATGGTTGCGGTAGGCGCAGAGCTTCAAACGGCAGGTGCAGTAGCCTTCGAGGACAAAGTAGTGCCCACCCAGTACATAGGCGACATGGATGAACCGGGCCAAGTGGAAGAGCTGGAACGCGAGTTACGCTGGTTTGTAGAAGTCTACTCCCTAAAACCCAGAATAGTAGCCATGGACATGCATCCAGGGTACCATAACCGCGGTCTAGCAGCGAGGCTAGCAGAAGAATATGGCGCCGAGTTGGTGGAGGTGCAGCACCATCACGCCCACGCAGCAGCAGCTATGCTCGAGGACCGCGTACCTCCCGGCGAGGAGAAGGTGGCGATAACAATCGACGGTACAGGGTACGGTGTAGACTCCACGATCTGGGGAGGCGAGGTACTCGTAGCAAGCTACAGCAGCTTCACCCGCGTGGCCAGTCTCTACCCCTTCAGACTCCCCGGTGGTGACGCTGCAGCAAAGTGGCCGGTCCGGGCCCTCATAGGTCTCATGCAGGCTTCCGGTCTCGACGAGGAGGAGGCGCTGGATGTGCTGCGGCGCTACGGCCTATTATCGAGAGACAAGCTACCCCACGGCGAGACCGAGGCCCGGGTAAGCTACCGGCTAGCAGCTTTCGGGAAGGCACCCCTAACCACAAGTATGGGCCGTACACTTGACGCGTTAGCAGCGCTCCTAAGAATAGCTTGGCGCCGTGATTACGAGGGCGAGCCAGCGATGAAGCTAGAAGCTGCGGCGCGGGGAGGCCGTGACCACGGCTACACCCCAGGGTTGCTCAGTCTAGATGGTCGTCTTGTAGTGGATACTCCCGGGCTGCTACGATGGGTGCTCGAGAATATTGACAGACTCCCTGCTAGGGATATCGCTGTCACGATTCAGCGTGGCCTAGGCAGGGCTCTAGGAGAAGCGGCAGCTAGAGCAGCCCGGGGACTAGACGGTCCTGTCTACATCTCTGGTGGAGCGGCGGTAAACACATTCATAGTCCAGGGGGCTAGGCAGGTGTTAAGTGACTATGGGCTAGAGGTTCGTATACCGCGACGCCTCCCGCCTGGGGATGGCGGGGTGGCAGTAGGCCAGCTCCTAGTGGCGGCAGCGAAGCTTGGAGAAATATGA
- a CDS encoding HypC/HybG/HupF family hydrogenase formation chaperone, with product MCLGIPAEVKDVKGNIAVVDFGDGVLREVDAGAIEDLKPGDLVIVHAGVIIEKINEERAKEMIQVFDELISELEKRAEEIEKLLGIEKLL from the coding sequence ATGTGTCTGGGCATACCAGCTGAAGTAAAAGATGTAAAGGGTAATATAGCTGTAGTAGATTTTGGAGACGGCGTTCTGCGGGAGGTAGATGCCGGTGCAATAGAGGATTTGAAGCCTGGTGACTTGGTCATAGTGCATGCCGGCGTGATAATAGAAAAGATTAACGAAGAACGTGCCAAAGAGATGATACAGGTGTTTGACGAACTCATATCTGAGCTTGAGAAAAGAGCTGAAGAAATCGAGAAACTCCTAGGGATAGAGAAGCTCCTCTAA
- the hypD gene encoding hydrogenase formation protein HypD: protein MERQSARSHLLKALEERLRNQKLARRIVEKIHKLAPVAVQRIGQTPIKIMDFCGTHEYTVTHYGIRSLMPPEVEIVAGPGCPVCITPAYYIDIAIKLSMEGIRVYTYGDAYRLPGSGKRGRDIRSLEEARAAGGDVIVVYSILDAIRMARRDKKPSLFLAVGFETTVPATASPVVAGLVPNNLKIMNIHRLTPPIMRFAFETHKDNPIRGVIAPGHVSTVIGVKSWKFVVDEYGIPTVVAGFEPIDVLLAILEILRQHIEGRPRIVNEYKRVATWEGNIRAQRIMSECCEEIDAAWRGIGFVPRSGLAFRDKYSHVDAFKQYGIKELTPDEWKYDLPPGCRCAEVTLGIVKPTDCPHFMKTCTPGTPYGPCMVSSEGACAVWARFGGGGLAEEIARSLNII, encoded by the coding sequence GTGGAGCGGCAATCAGCAAGGTCACACCTCCTTAAGGCGCTTGAAGAGAGGCTTCGAAATCAGAAGCTTGCTCGCAGAATTGTAGAAAAGATTCATAAACTGGCACCAGTAGCCGTTCAGCGTATAGGCCAGACACCTATAAAGATAATGGATTTCTGTGGTACTCACGAGTATACAGTTACACATTATGGTATACGTAGTCTCATGCCGCCAGAGGTTGAGATCGTAGCTGGCCCTGGATGTCCTGTTTGTATAACGCCAGCCTACTACATAGACATTGCTATAAAGCTAAGCATGGAAGGTATCCGTGTTTACACTTATGGTGATGCATACCGTTTACCTGGCTCGGGCAAACGCGGTCGAGACATTAGAAGCCTAGAGGAGGCTAGGGCTGCAGGCGGTGACGTCATCGTAGTATACAGCATTCTCGATGCCATCCGGATGGCGCGCCGCGACAAGAAGCCCAGCTTATTCCTTGCAGTAGGCTTTGAGACTACTGTTCCGGCGACAGCGAGCCCCGTAGTAGCCGGGCTAGTACCCAATAACCTCAAGATAATGAATATCCATCGTCTAACACCGCCTATAATGAGGTTCGCTTTTGAGACTCATAAGGACAATCCGATAAGGGGTGTAATCGCGCCAGGGCACGTATCGACAGTAATAGGTGTTAAGTCGTGGAAGTTCGTTGTAGACGAGTACGGGATACCGACAGTAGTAGCAGGCTTTGAACCCATTGATGTGCTCTTAGCAATACTCGAAATACTGCGCCAGCATATAGAGGGCAGACCTAGGATAGTGAACGAGTATAAACGCGTAGCGACATGGGAGGGTAATATACGTGCGCAGAGGATAATGTCAGAATGCTGCGAAGAAATTGATGCAGCATGGCGTGGTATAGGCTTTGTTCCTCGCAGTGGCCTAGCGTTCCGCGATAAGTACAGTCATGTGGATGCGTTTAAACAGTACGGCATAAAGGAGCTTACACCTGATGAGTGGAAGTATGACCTTCCGCCGGGCTGTCGTTGCGCTGAGGTAACGCTTGGTATAGTTAAGCCTACTGACTGTCCCCATTTCATGAAAACATGTACACCTGGTACACCCTATGGGCCATGTATGGTAAGCAGTGAAGGAGCATGCGCTGTCTGGGCTCGGTTCGGTGGTGGCGGCCTAGCCGAAGAGATAGCTCGTAGCCTTAACATAATTTGA
- a CDS encoding BadF/BadG/BcrA/BcrD ATPase family protein, producing the protein MLVAGVDAGASHTRALVYDTGSGGVWAGAAGPGNPVNVGAAAAGAAVREAIEDALRGTGHRARRVSVVVAGFAGLDSRILARQLAGLIASASGYGDRLVVEHDAYIALVHATGGAPGVLVIAGTGSIAYALSPSGERIIVGDHGWLLGDEGSGFWVSRAALRRLLRVLDGREQRGCLTDAVARALGVTSGDELAYWFYLTRGRVDRIAALALHVARAAEEGCGEARELLEQGAEELAWAAVVAARRAGLDTVYVTGSMFRSRVFRDRFRAGLEEHGLRMSSREVYPALGALMLALEKAGLREEAEAVAENPVVLEAAQGLYEEGG; encoded by the coding sequence GTGCTCGTAGCAGGGGTGGATGCAGGGGCCTCGCACACGCGGGCCCTGGTCTACGATACTGGTAGCGGCGGCGTATGGGCGGGCGCTGCTGGGCCGGGTAACCCGGTTAACGTCGGCGCGGCTGCCGCCGGGGCTGCTGTACGCGAAGCCATCGAGGATGCGCTGCGGGGCACCGGGCATAGGGCCAGGCGCGTGTCCGTGGTAGTGGCTGGGTTCGCGGGGCTTGACAGTAGGATTCTCGCCAGGCAGCTAGCCGGCCTTATAGCCTCGGCTAGCGGCTACGGGGATAGGCTAGTAGTCGAGCACGACGCGTACATAGCCCTAGTGCACGCTACTGGCGGCGCACCCGGCGTCCTGGTTATAGCTGGGACAGGGAGCATAGCCTACGCACTATCGCCGAGCGGCGAGAGGATAATCGTTGGGGACCATGGCTGGCTCCTGGGGGACGAGGGGAGCGGCTTCTGGGTCTCCCGGGCCGCTCTACGCAGGCTGCTCCGCGTGCTCGACGGCCGTGAGCAGCGTGGCTGCCTAACAGACGCAGTGGCCCGCGCCCTGGGCGTTACTAGCGGCGATGAGCTGGCGTACTGGTTCTACCTTACGCGAGGCCGCGTAGACCGCATCGCCGCCCTCGCCCTCCACGTTGCCCGCGCCGCCGAGGAGGGCTGCGGGGAGGCCCGCGAGCTGCTAGAGCAGGGCGCCGAGGAGCTAGCCTGGGCCGCCGTCGTGGCTGCCCGGAGGGCCGGCCTAGACACCGTCTACGTGACGGGCTCCATGTTCCGGAGCCGGGTCTTCCGGGACAGGTTCAGAGCGGGGCTGGAGGAGCACGGGCTGAGGATGAGCAGTAGGGAGGTCTACCCTGCTCTGGGCGCGTTGATGCTAGCCCTGGAGAAGGCAGGGCTGAGAGAGGAGGCAGAAGCCGTGGCTGAGAACCCCGTGGTCCTGGAGGCCGCGCAGGGCCTCTACGAGGAGGGGGGCTAG
- a CDS encoding CBS domain-containing protein has translation MTGQILPLVKDVMEAKRLSIAAADLTLRKAAEVMLANRATATVTLDAEKRPSLVLSLRRLVKAVAEGTDLDKARVAEYAVTDPVVVRLDDPIDEALRIMKKEMVRFLPVVDHRNRIRGHVEPRHIAFHLWRLIPYGTATVEAKSRNMVVIDPDASLQAAAKAMDSNGVTEVFVRSGDELKILREWDFLAALVEGVNPAEARVGDYARGEAIRVPADFDARAAVELMEENDVLRLVVHDKEANADRVVTATDLAFAALSHIEKVGLRTVALILINVEPGREQDVAAKLAEIDEVKEVLSVPGIYDLVARVEASDVDTVAEIVTRRIRGMREIRDTLTLVAIPYFRKARA, from the coding sequence ATGACGGGGCAGATACTCCCCCTCGTCAAGGATGTCATGGAGGCTAAGAGGCTCTCCATAGCCGCCGCGGACCTAACGCTAAGAAAAGCAGCCGAGGTCATGCTAGCCAACCGCGCAACAGCAACGGTGACGCTAGACGCGGAGAAGAGGCCAAGCCTCGTCCTCAGCTTACGCCGTCTAGTCAAGGCGGTAGCCGAGGGCACCGACCTCGACAAGGCGCGTGTAGCCGAATACGCTGTCACAGACCCGGTAGTAGTCAGGCTAGACGATCCGATCGACGAGGCGCTAAGGATAATGAAGAAGGAGATGGTGCGCTTCCTGCCAGTAGTAGACCACCGCAACAGGATACGCGGCCACGTGGAGCCACGCCACATAGCCTTCCACCTATGGAGGCTCATACCCTACGGCACGGCTACCGTGGAGGCAAAGTCCAGAAACATGGTGGTGATTGACCCTGATGCGAGCCTCCAGGCCGCGGCCAAGGCCATGGACAGTAACGGCGTGACAGAGGTATTCGTGCGCAGCGGAGACGAGCTCAAAATACTCCGCGAATGGGACTTCCTAGCCGCGCTCGTGGAGGGCGTAAACCCGGCCGAGGCTAGGGTCGGCGACTACGCCCGTGGAGAAGCGATAAGGGTGCCAGCGGACTTCGATGCACGCGCTGCAGTAGAGCTGATGGAGGAGAACGATGTACTACGGCTGGTAGTCCACGATAAGGAGGCAAACGCAGACAGGGTTGTGACGGCGACGGACCTAGCCTTCGCGGCGCTAAGCCATATAGAGAAGGTAGGCCTCAGGACGGTGGCGCTAATACTGATAAACGTTGAGCCTGGCCGCGAGCAGGACGTAGCAGCCAAGCTTGCCGAGATAGACGAGGTCAAAGAGGTGCTCAGTGTACCGGGCATATACGACCTAGTAGCCAGGGTAGAGGCGAGCGACGTAGACACGGTGGCGGAGATAGTGACGCGGAGGATACGCGGCATGAGAGAGATACGTGACACTCTAACACTGGTAGCGATACCATACTTCCGGAAAGCCAGAGCCTAG
- the hypE gene encoding hydrogenase expression/formation protein HypE, with the protein MTWYVRLWKFITLAHGSGGKETEELVKNLIVQSVPPELWRVEGGTGLDILDDAALIPAGENRYIAVTVDTYTVKPIFFPGGDLGKLAASGTINDLLMVGAKPLAVLDGVVVEEGFPIEDFKKIMGSFIRTLAEEKVALVGGDFKVMPKGQLDGIVIASMGIGIVEGKPIVDTEIRPGDKIIVSGYLGDHGAAILAAQQSLGVDLGVESDVKPLTRLMLPLLEKYRDSIHGAGDPTRGGLAMLLNNWAEKTKTVIVIDEVKTPVRPQVREYAEMLGVDPFSLASEGAAVLAVEPSRAEEIIEYMHSLGFKEATIIGEVYEPKDPRHAGRVLLKSVAGGVRILEPPSGEIVPRIC; encoded by the coding sequence ATGACATGGTATGTTCGTCTTTGGAAGTTCATAACTCTGGCTCACGGCTCCGGAGGCAAGGAGACCGAGGAGCTAGTAAAGAACCTAATAGTTCAGAGCGTGCCTCCGGAGCTTTGGAGGGTTGAGGGAGGTACAGGGCTAGATATTCTAGACGATGCAGCGCTTATACCTGCTGGCGAAAACCGCTACATAGCGGTAACAGTTGACACCTACACGGTAAAGCCAATATTCTTCCCGGGTGGCGATCTCGGCAAACTAGCCGCCTCCGGTACTATAAACGACCTCTTGATGGTGGGTGCCAAGCCTCTGGCAGTGCTTGACGGGGTCGTTGTAGAGGAGGGTTTCCCGATAGAGGACTTCAAAAAGATAATGGGGAGCTTCATACGTACATTGGCCGAGGAGAAGGTAGCTCTAGTAGGTGGCGACTTCAAGGTCATGCCTAAGGGCCAACTGGACGGCATAGTAATAGCATCGATGGGCATAGGTATAGTCGAGGGTAAGCCCATAGTGGACACAGAGATACGGCCCGGCGACAAGATAATAGTCTCCGGCTACTTAGGCGATCACGGTGCAGCCATACTAGCCGCGCAGCAGTCTCTCGGTGTAGACCTCGGAGTAGAAAGCGACGTCAAGCCGCTCACAAGGCTGATGCTCCCGCTTCTAGAGAAGTATCGGGACAGCATACACGGGGCGGGCGACCCAACCCGCGGCGGCCTCGCAATGTTGCTCAATAACTGGGCTGAGAAGACTAAGACCGTTATAGTGATAGATGAGGTAAAGACGCCAGTCCGGCCCCAGGTACGCGAGTACGCCGAGATGCTAGGCGTAGACCCCTTCAGCCTAGCGAGCGAGGGCGCAGCAGTACTAGCTGTGGAGCCATCCAGGGCCGAGGAGATAATTGAGTACATGCATAGCCTAGGCTTCAAAGAGGCAACGATAATAGGCGAAGTCTACGAGCCCAAGGACCCCAGGCATGCCGGTAGAGTACTCCTCAAGAGTGTGGCTGGCGGAGTCCGCATACTAGAGCCTCCCAGCGGCGAAATAGTCCCACGTATATGCTAG
- the pdxT gene encoding pyridoxal 5'-phosphate synthase glutaminase subunit PdxT, with protein sequence MKVGIVALQGGFCEHVYMLRKLAEETGWSIEPVLVKKPSNLRGLDAVIIPGGESTTIGVVARRIGLLDELRDLLESGLPAMGTCAGATLLAKSVRDRVVGETRQPLLAVMNIEVVRNYYGRQRESFEVDLKIPVLGEKPFRGVFIRAPAITRLWGRAKGIAELDGVTVAAEEDGKLALAFHPELTGDTRIHRYFIENIKR encoded by the coding sequence GTGAAGGTAGGTATCGTAGCTCTCCAGGGAGGCTTCTGCGAGCACGTCTACATGCTCCGCAAGCTAGCTGAGGAGACCGGCTGGAGCATAGAACCCGTGCTGGTGAAGAAACCCAGCAACCTCCGCGGTCTAGACGCGGTAATAATCCCTGGCGGCGAGAGCACAACCATAGGTGTAGTTGCCCGTCGCATAGGCCTTCTCGACGAACTACGCGATCTACTCGAGTCCGGGCTCCCAGCTATGGGCACATGCGCGGGTGCTACACTGTTGGCGAAGAGCGTCCGGGACCGCGTCGTGGGCGAGACTCGGCAGCCGCTACTAGCAGTAATGAACATCGAGGTGGTGAGGAACTATTATGGTAGGCAGAGGGAGAGCTTCGAGGTAGACCTAAAGATACCAGTGTTGGGTGAGAAACCCTTCCGTGGAGTCTTCATCCGCGCTCCCGCGATAACCAGGCTATGGGGCCGCGCCAAGGGCATAGCAGAACTGGATGGCGTCACGGTTGCAGCCGAGGAGGACGGTAAGCTAGCGCTAGCTTTCCATCCCGAATTGACAGGAGACACGAGGATACATCGCTACTTCATAGAAAACATTAAGCGCTAA